One Microcoleus sp. FACHB-831 DNA segment encodes these proteins:
- a CDS encoding thioesterase family protein, which produces MSEEQQTPPQLPPTGAIQSHSLTATTENWFEYPVRAQPHNTDYSGNVWHGTYVTWMEEARVECLRSIGIDFASLVALGCDLPVVELSVRYHRSIQMGMSAVVRARMAAMDGVRINWDYQIQSLDGQELYVTARVTLVAVDREKGKIMRQLPPTVKDALVKLSF; this is translated from the coding sequence GTGTCAGAAGAACAACAAACCCCACCTCAACTGCCGCCCACTGGCGCAATCCAAAGCCACTCTCTAACAGCAACAACTGAGAACTGGTTTGAATACCCAGTCCGGGCGCAACCTCATAACACAGACTATTCCGGCAATGTTTGGCATGGAACCTATGTCACCTGGATGGAAGAAGCACGGGTGGAATGCCTGCGCTCAATTGGCATCGATTTTGCTAGCTTGGTAGCATTAGGCTGCGATTTGCCAGTTGTCGAGCTTTCGGTTCGTTACCACCGCTCAATTCAAATGGGTATGTCAGCTGTGGTAAGAGCGCGGATGGCAGCAATGGACGGTGTACGAATTAATTGGGATTACCAAATCCAATCCCTTGATGGGCAAGAGCTATATGTCACAGCACGAGTAACTTTGGTAGCTGTTGACCGGGAGAAGGGCAAGATTATGAGACAGCTACCCCCAACGGTAAAAGACGCGCTAGTGAAGCTATCGTTTTAG